One part of the Salvelinus fontinalis isolate EN_2023a chromosome 4, ASM2944872v1, whole genome shotgun sequence genome encodes these proteins:
- the kmt5ab gene encoding lysine methyltransferase 5Ab, translating to MAKGKKKMLTTYKGPEGTLQPKQVEKETKENKPELNGDAGNGQSTLPSLQSPSKPKSPLCNNSSSLSQEENVPEKLTLQTEKSKQGKVRQNQVNSQAGVSRQEENKVRTCLALRPRETTTLKIKEDPKSHPNPGLAPDVPKPKSKGGASQKVKKAQGSAAQNRKVTDYYPIRQSSRKSKAELKNEEHRHLDDLIKHGVEEGLQVKNIEGKGRGVFAVRCFKKGQFVIEYHGDLLHLTDAKKREALYAQDPGTGCYMYYFHYLSKTYCVDATKESTRLGRLLNHSKNGNCQTKLHDMDGIPHLILVASRDIVAEEELVYDYGDRSKESICAHPWLKY from the exons ATGGCGAAAG GGAAGAAAAAAATGCTGACCACCTACAAGGGACCCGAGGGAACCCTTCAGCCCAAACAAGTCGAGAAGGAGACAAAGGAAAATAAACCAGAATTGAATGGG GATGCAGGTAATGGTCAGAGCACTTTACCAAGTCTTCAGAGTCCCAGCAAACCTAAATCTCCTCTCTGCAACAACTCAAGTTCTCTCAGCCAAGAGGAAAATGTGCCTGAGAAATTGACTCTACAAACTGAGAAATCAAAGCAAGGGAAAG TGAGACAGAATCAAGTTAACTCTCAAGCTGGCGTGTCTCGGCAAGAGGAGAATAAAGTGAGGACCTGCTTGGCTCTTCGACCCAGAGAAACAACTACCTTGAAGATCAAGGAGGATCCTAAATCGCACCCCAACCCAGGGCTTGCGCCAGATGTCCCCAAGCCCAAATCTAAGGGGGGAGCTAGTCAAAAAGTCAAAAA AGCACAAGGCAGTGCTGCCCAAAACAGGAAGGTCACAGATTATTATCCGATTAGACAGAGTTCCAGAAAAAGCAAAGCTGAATTGAAG AACGAAGAACACCGACATCTTGATGACCTGATAAAACATGGAGTTGAAGAAGGACTGCAG GTAAAAAATatagaggggaagggaagaggagtgttTGCCGTCAGATGTTTCAAGAAGGGTCAATTTGTAATTGAGTATCATGGTGACTTGTTGCATCTGACTGATGCCAAGAAGAGAGAGGCTCTGTATGCCCAAGACCCTGGGACTGGCTGCTACATGTACTATTTTCACTATCTCAGCAAAACCTACTG TGTTGATGCTACAAAAGAATCAACTCGCCTCGGAAGGCTGCTAAACCACAGTAAAAATGGCAACTGCCAGACCAAGCTCCATGACATGGATGGAATACCTCATCTCATACTGGTGGCTTCCAGGGACATTGTGGCAGAGGAAGAGCTGGTTTATGACTACGGAGACCGTAGCAAGGAATCAATATGTGCTCACCCATGGCTCAAATACTGA
- the LOC129853611 gene encoding RILP-like protein 2, whose translation MLNVITVDLRNRSHRLRKHIRVSFNSIRCVFGTREMEELNESKSSPASAFEKDAFGLTVEDVYDISYVIGRDLLKIINTGEEVSDLQYKIVRVLEMFETLVNKHNLSLEELKMERDNLKSELDRIVRESSVGQKEQTLGPNKLVVDMKDPNRPRFTMQELKEVLQERNQLKAQLLVAQEELQLYKSGMHSQGKHAMVKADLEFPSPSVPDTTDETKEEPKEENTIRKLFSFRRK comes from the exons ATGTTAAATGTCATAACGGTGGATTTGAGAAATCGGTCCCACCGGTTGAGAAAACATATTCGTGTTTCTTTCAACTCAATTCGGTGCGTTTTTGGAACACGAGAAATGGAAGAGTTGAACGAGTCCAAGTCCTCACCCGCTTCTGCGTTCGAGAAGGACGCATTTGGGCTGACAGTGGAAGATGTTTATGACATTTCATACGTCATTGGCAGAGATTTGTTGAAAATAATTAATACAGGCGAGGAAGTCTCAGATTTGCAATACAAAATTGTTCGTGTTTTGGAGATGTTTGAAACGTTAGTGAATAAGCACAACCTATCGCTGGAGGAGTTGAAAATGGAACGAGACAACTTGAAAAGTGAACTGGATAGAATCGTGAGAGAAAGTTCTGTCGGTCAGAAAGAG CAAACACTAGGACCAAACAAACTGGTGGTAGACATGAAAGATCCCAACAGACCACGCTTCACAATGCAGGAGCTGAAGGAGGTGCTTCAGGAGAGGAACCAGCTCAAGGCACAGCTATTGGTGGCCCAGGAAGAGTTGCAGCTCTACAAGAG TGGGATGCACTCACAGGGCAAGCATGCCATGGTAAAGGCTGACCTGGAATTTCCATCCCCTTCGGTTCCTGACACAACAGATGAGACTAAAGAGGAACCAAAAGAGGAAAATACCATCAGAAAGCT GTTTTCATTCAGGCGGAAATGA